One genomic region from Populus nigra chromosome 8, ddPopNigr1.1, whole genome shotgun sequence encodes:
- the LOC133702195 gene encoding ubiquitin-like domain-containing CTD phosphatase, protein MAASASTSLTSSATEEEITLTVKWSGKEYTVRACGDESVAGLKRRLCELTNVLPKRQKLLYPKIGNKLADDSAFLSQLPLKPSLKMTMIGTVEDDIIVNQMDSPEIVDDFELGQDEAVDIEDDEVNKQKLRRRIDQYEIELKNPCRPGKKLLVLDIDYTLFDHRSTAETPLELMRPYLHEFLTAVYAEYDMMIWSATSMKWVELKMGQLGVLDNPNYKITALLDHSAMITVQSDSCGIFECKPLGLIWAKFPEFYSSKNTIMFDDLRRNFMMNLQNGLVIKPFRKAHANRDNDQELVKLTHYLLAIADLDDLSVLDHKMWEFFADELSDAPE, encoded by the exons atggctgcTTCTGCTTCTACTTCACTAACATCGTCGGCGACAGAAGAAGAGATAACGCTGACAGTTAAATGGAGCGGAAAGGAGTACACTGTCCGAGCCTGCGGCGACGAATCAGTAGCCGGGTTGAAGCGCCGTCTCTGCGAACTCACCAACGTTTTGCCCAAGAGGCAAAAGCTTCTTTATCCCAAAATTGGTAACAAACTCGCTGATGACTCCGCTTTTCTCTCTCAATTACCCCTCAAACCCTCTCTCAAGATGACCATGATCGG AACTGTTGAAGATGATATAATAGTGAATCAAATGGACTCTCCAGagattgttgatgattttgaaCTTGGGCAAGATGAAGCGGTTGAcattgaagatgatgaagtcAATAAGCAGAAACTGAGGAGGCGTATTGATCAATACGAG ATTGAACTTAAAAATCCATGTCGTCCAGGGAAGAAACTGCTTGTTCTGGACATTGACTATACGCTGTTTGATCACCGATCCACAGCAGAGACTCCACTTGAACTCATGCGACCGT ATCTTCATGAATTTCTCACTGCCGTTTATGCAGAATATGACATGATGATATGGTCTGCAACCAG CATGAAGTGGGTTGAATTGAAGATGGGACAGTTGGGGGTTCTCGACAATCCTAACTACAAAATCACAGCTCTTTTAGACCACTCGGCAATGATTACAGTTCAGTCAGACTCTTGTGGGATCTTTGAATGCAAGCCACTTGGGTTGATTTGGGCTAAATTCCCAGAG TTTTACAGTTCAAAAAACACTATAATGTTTGATGATCTGCGAAGAAATTTCATGATGAACCTGCAAAATGGTTTGGTAATCAAGCCATTCCGAAAGGCTCATGCAAACCGAGATAATGATCAGGAGCTAGTGAAGCTCACACACTACTTGCTCGCCATTGCAGATCTCGATGACTTAAGTGTCCTGGATCATAAAATGTGGGAGTTCTTTGCTGACGAACTGAGTGATGCACCTGAGTGA